A single window of Trueperaceae bacterium DNA harbors:
- a CDS encoding S24 family peptidase → MSRPLSPAQTRIYERLRDHVARHGVTPDLASFARDLDLHYVSLKQHLEALHDKGWLTFESRGRGRSPHLHLPAAATGVPILGAIPAGPLAEAVQDAEGYLPLPGLHDRGFALRVRGDSMADLIQDGDVVLLEKRPTRRSGEICAVRVGDDDVTLKYLDDLGAGRWALRPHNDAYATQEHPAADLEVEGVYRGLLRGPVVDALAVHDD, encoded by the coding sequence ATGTCGAGGCCGCTCTCCCCCGCGCAGACCCGCATCTACGAACGCCTCCGCGACCACGTCGCGCGGCACGGCGTCACCCCCGACCTCGCCTCCTTCGCGCGGGACCTCGACCTCCACTACGTGAGCCTCAAGCAACACCTCGAGGCGCTCCACGACAAGGGCTGGCTGACGTTCGAGAGCCGCGGGCGCGGCCGCTCCCCCCACCTGCACCTCCCCGCCGCGGCGACCGGGGTCCCCATCCTCGGCGCGATCCCCGCCGGACCGCTCGCCGAAGCGGTCCAGGACGCCGAGGGCTACCTCCCCCTCCCCGGCCTGCACGACCGCGGATTCGCCCTGCGCGTCCGCGGCGACAGCATGGCCGACCTGATCCAGGACGGCGACGTCGTGCTCCTCGAGAAACGCCCCACCCGCCGCTCCGGCGAGATCTGCGCCGTGCGGGTCGGCGACGACGACGTCACGCTGAAGTACCTCGACGACCTCGGCGCCGGGCGGTGGGCGCTCCGCCCCCACAACGACGCCTACGCCACCCAGGAGCACCCCGCCGCGGACCTCGAGGTGGAGGGCGTCTACCGGGGCCTGCTGCGCGGGCCGGTCGTCGACGCGCTCGCCGTGCACGACGACTGA